Below is a window of Pseudodesulfovibrio sp. 5S69 DNA.
TTCTGGCCGAGCGTGGCGTCAAGGTCATGCTCGCCGGCAACATGGGCGAAGGCGCGCTGAACATCCTCAGAAAGGCAGGCATCGAAGTGGTCCGCGGCTGCTCCGGGCCCATCGAGGACGTTCTCGATAAATGGCTGTCCGGCGAACTCAAGGACAACCGGATCACCTGCGACCACCACGACTGCGACCACCACGACGAACCCGTCCTGAGCAAACTCAAGCCGCTCTAGGCCGCGAAAGCTTCATCGACGCAAAAAGCCCCCGAACGATCACGGTCGGGGGCCTTTTGCTGTCCGATCCTACCGGGCCAGCGTTTTGAGCGCGGCCCAGGCGTCCACGGCCGTTTCGCGGACCGTAAAGTACAGATGCCAGAACGTCGCCGTCTCGTTTCGCTCTTTGTCGTCGCTCACCGTATCGGTCCGAATGAATTGAAAATACTTATGAACCAGGATGGCCCCCTTGGTCGACGTGTTACAATCCACGCCCCAGCATCGGCTCGAGCCTCGCGGGTCCGGCGGACTGAGAAACGACTCCAGCCCATCCAGGGGAATGACGGCTTCGGTGTTCTCCCGGTAGTCCGTGCCCGGCCCCCACGGGTATTGGTAATATTGGCTGATGCGCAACCTGTTCCCGCTTGGATCAAACGCAGCGTTCTTGACGACGATGCGCACCTCGGACGGAAACAGCAGCCCCTTCTCCAACCAAACGCCCCCCGATCGGGACATGGCCGCGAGCAGCACGGTCGCCGGTCCCCGGCCGGCCAGGACCGCCGCTGGATCGAGCCTGGCCAATTCCGCATAACGGGCTTCACGCTGCGCGTCGATTTCGCGAACGGCGGGCCCGCACCCGGTTATTGCCACGATTGCGGACAGCATGGCAAAGAGCGCGGCAAAAAAGGAGATGACCCCAAGACGTGTCGCATGCGGTATCACCTGTCGCATATGTTCCCACTGCACGCCTCGCAGGAAATTAACAACGACGAAGCGGAATCGTCGACCCCATCGACGAGAAGTCCTCTCCCCCCTTCCGTTCGCACCGGGGAAGCTTCCCCCCGTCGTTAAAGTCCAAAAGGTACTTGCCACTTGGCGCGAGTCTGTTTATATACCCACTTCACATTGGCGATAGCCATCCAAGGAGAGGTAGCGAAGTCCGGCCGTAACGCGCTCGACTCGAAATCGAGTTACGGGTTAATAGCCCGTACGTGGGTTCGAATCCCACCCTCTCCGCCAAATTTCCCTCCAAGAACGTCTCAGGAGACCCAGAAAGCCCCGTGAATACGGGGTTTTTTGTTGGTTTTGCCGTCTCGCCGTCTGATAGGGTCCATTGACATCCGGGGGCAACTGGGGGCAATAATGGGGGCAACTGGTACAAGGTTGCCCCCAGATACGGAAGGAGTTGCCCCCATGCCCTTAACCGATGTTACCTGCCGGACGGCCTAACCCCAGGATAAAATCTACCGTCTTTTCGATGAGAAAGGACTGTATCTGGAAGTCTCCTCCCGTGGGGGCAAGTGGTGGCGGCTGAAGTATCGTTTTGGGGGCAAGGAGAAGCGTCTGTCCCTGGGCACCTATCCGGACGTGAGCCTGTCCGAGGCCAGGGACAAGCGGCGGGACTTCCGCAAGATGCTGGACGGTGGCCAAGACCCCTCTCAGGCCAGGAAAAAAAGGCCTTGGAACGTGCCGAGAGTGAAACCTTCCAGTCCATCGCCCTGGAGTGGTACGACCGTTTCAAGCACACCCTGTCCAAGTCCTACAGGATATCCGTGCTTCATCGCCTTGAAAAGGACGTGTTCCCCTGGCTGGGGCATCGGGCGATCAACGAATTGACCCCGCCGGAAATCCTCGCGTGTATCCGCCGCATAGAAGCCCGTGGGGCAGCGGAGACGGCCCGGCGGCAAATGCAGAAGGTGGGCCAAATTATGCGCTATGCCGTCGCTACGGGCCGGGCTGAGCGCGACCCGACAAGAGACCTGCAAGGCAGCATCCCGCCTCCGGAGAAGAGCCATTTCACGGCGGTTACCGACGTGCGCCAGGTTGGTGCCCTGTTGAACGCCATTGACAGCTATCATGGCCAGCACGTGACCCGCTGCGCCCTGCGCCTTGCCCCCCTGCTCTTCGTCCGTCCTGGCGAACTCCGCAAGGCGGAATGGGT
It encodes the following:
- a CDS encoding Arm DNA-binding domain-containing protein, encoding MEVSSRGGKWWRLKYRFGGKEKRLSLGTYPDVSLSEARDKRRDFRKMLDGGQDPSQARKKRPWNVPRVKPSSPSPWSGTTVSSTPCPSPTGYPCFIALKRTCSPGWGIGRSTN
- a CDS encoding NifB/NifX family molybdenum-iron cluster-binding protein produces the protein MIIALPTRDGLIDDHFGHCDHYTLVTVQDNRIAFSERMDSPQGCGCKSDIAPILAERGVKVMLAGNMGEGALNILRKAGIEVVRGCSGPIEDVLDKWLSGELKDNRITCDHHDCDHHDEPVLSKLKPL